Proteins found in one Sporosarcina jeotgali genomic segment:
- the aspS gene encoding aspartate--tRNA ligase has product MMQRTQYCGELNEQHIGQEVTLKGWVQKRRDLGGLIFVDMRDRTGIVQAVFNPAISEEALATAEKLRSEFVISITGNVVERDERTKNKNLKTGSIEVQVTELTIINEAKNPPFLIEDDTDVSEELRLKYRYLDLRRPQLARTFKMRSDITKTVRNFLDGEGFLEVETPILTKSTPEGARDYLVPSRVHDGEFYALPQSPQLFKQMLMVSGFDRYFQIARCFRDEDLRADRQPEFTQIDMEMSFMSIEEIIELNERLMQKVMNDVKDITIDGPFKRITYTDAMARYGSDKPDTRFAMELIDVSEVVKETGFKVFTGALENGGQVKLINVKGAAADYSRKDIDGFGEFAAVYGAKGLAWLKCEEDGLKGPISKFFEGETAEALKTAADAQPGDLLLFAADKKSVVADTLGALRMKFGRERGLIDESLYNFLWVTDWPLFEYDEEDGRYYAAHHPFTMPADVEELVSSPETVKALAYDLVLNGYELGGGSLRIYERDVQEKMFAALGFTEEQAREQFGFLLDAFEYGTPPHGGIAFGLDRLVMLLSGSTNLRDTIAFPKTASATDLLTAAPDAVDPKQLKELHIQLADEQK; this is encoded by the coding sequence ATGATGCAGCGAACACAATATTGTGGAGAACTAAACGAGCAACATATCGGTCAAGAAGTTACGTTAAAAGGATGGGTCCAAAAACGGCGTGATCTCGGAGGGTTAATCTTTGTTGACATGCGCGACCGCACGGGCATCGTCCAAGCGGTTTTCAATCCTGCAATTTCTGAAGAAGCTCTCGCTACGGCAGAAAAGCTGCGCAGCGAATTCGTCATTTCGATTACAGGAAATGTAGTAGAACGTGACGAACGGACGAAAAACAAGAATTTGAAAACAGGCTCAATTGAAGTTCAAGTAACTGAGCTGACAATTATTAACGAAGCGAAGAATCCTCCATTCTTAATCGAAGATGACACAGATGTCAGTGAAGAGCTGCGTTTGAAATATCGATATCTCGATCTTCGACGTCCGCAACTTGCGCGTACATTCAAAATGCGCTCGGATATTACAAAGACTGTCCGAAACTTCCTGGATGGTGAAGGCTTCCTCGAAGTCGAGACGCCAATCCTGACTAAGTCCACACCTGAAGGCGCGCGTGACTATCTCGTACCTAGCCGTGTGCATGACGGAGAGTTCTATGCACTTCCACAATCACCGCAGCTGTTCAAGCAAATGCTGATGGTTTCCGGCTTCGACCGCTACTTCCAGATTGCCCGCTGTTTCCGTGATGAAGATTTACGGGCAGACCGCCAGCCGGAATTCACTCAAATTGATATGGAAATGAGTTTCATGTCGATTGAAGAAATTATCGAGTTAAACGAACGTCTCATGCAAAAAGTTATGAACGATGTGAAGGATATTACAATTGACGGACCATTTAAACGGATAACGTATACAGACGCAATGGCCCGTTACGGTTCAGATAAGCCGGATACACGGTTCGCGATGGAACTAATCGATGTATCTGAAGTTGTTAAAGAAACAGGATTCAAAGTATTTACGGGCGCATTAGAAAATGGCGGCCAAGTAAAATTAATCAACGTAAAAGGTGCTGCAGCTGATTATTCACGTAAAGATATCGATGGATTCGGTGAATTCGCAGCAGTCTACGGCGCTAAAGGATTAGCTTGGTTGAAATGTGAAGAAGACGGTCTCAAAGGTCCGATTTCCAAGTTCTTCGAAGGGGAGACTGCAGAAGCACTTAAAACTGCCGCAGATGCACAGCCAGGTGACTTGCTGTTATTCGCTGCTGATAAAAAATCAGTGGTCGCAGACACACTCGGTGCACTCCGAATGAAGTTCGGCCGTGAACGCGGATTAATTGATGAGTCCCTTTATAACTTCCTATGGGTGACGGATTGGCCGTTGTTTGAATACGACGAGGAAGACGGCCGTTATTACGCAGCACACCATCCGTTCACGATGCCTGCTGACGTGGAAGAACTCGTATCAAGTCCTGAAACTGTCAAAGCGTTAGCATATGACTTAGTGCTAAATGGCTACGAGTTAGGCGGAGGTTCACTTCGTATTTACGAACGTGATGTTCAGGAGAAAATGTTCGCAGCACTCGGTTTCACTGAAGAGCAAGCGCGCGAGCAGTTCGGATTCCTTCTCGATGCATTCGAATATGGAACGCCCCCGCACGGCGGAATCGCCTTCGGACTCGACCGTCTTGTCATGCTGCTCTCTGGTTCTACTAACTTGCGGGATACAATTGCATTCCCGAAAACAGCAAGTGCTACAGACTTGTTGACAGCAGCTCCGGATGCGGTTGATCCTAAACAATTGAAAGAACTTCACATCCAATTGGCGGACGAACAAAAATAG
- the dtd gene encoding D-aminoacyl-tRNA deacylase, which produces MKVVLQRSKKASVTVDGTVTGAIDHGYVLLVGLTHTDTHQDAAYTAKKIASLRLFEDEDGKMNRSIDETGGAILSVSQFTLYGDTRKGRRPSFIEAARPETAQPLYDYFNEQLRSYGLTVETGVFGAMMDVSLVNDGPVTIIVESK; this is translated from the coding sequence ATGAAAGTTGTGCTTCAACGGTCCAAGAAGGCATCCGTCACAGTCGATGGTACCGTAACGGGTGCCATCGATCACGGGTATGTTCTTCTTGTCGGGCTGACGCATACGGATACGCATCAAGACGCGGCGTATACGGCTAAGAAGATCGCGAGTCTCCGATTGTTCGAAGATGAGGACGGGAAGATGAACCGATCCATTGACGAAACGGGCGGAGCGATTCTGTCGGTTTCCCAATTTACCCTTTACGGGGATACACGGAAAGGGAGACGTCCGAGCTTTATCGAGGCTGCCAGACCTGAAACTGCTCAGCCGCTTTACGATTATTTCAACGAACAGCTTCGCAGTTATGGGCTAACAGTGGAAACGGGCGTGTTCGGCGCAATGATGGATGTTTCGCTTGTGAACGACGGACCTGTGACGATTATTGTGGAATCCAAATAA
- the selD gene encoding selenide, water dikinase SelD has product METTVKLTTLTKKGGCGCKIGPADLAEVLRTLPTATPNPNLLVGLDTSDDAGVYKLTDDLAIVQTLDFFTPIVDDPYDFGQIAATNAISDVYAMGGTPITALNIVAFPIAVLDKTILTEILRGAGDKLKEAGVALVGGHSIDDQEPKFGLAVTGTVHPDKIRPNAGALPGDILILTKPIGVGIYTTSLKHGELSEEEIKHVTSIMTTLNKTAAETMADFDVHAVTDVTGFGLLGHTSEMAKGSNAGITIEASAVPVLPRAKELAEGGHVPGGTKNNFAHLENDVTFASHLNQIDQYILCDAVTSGGLLIAVAPNEADELLSALQKNGVDAKQIGKVTSENPGHITVQ; this is encoded by the coding sequence ATGGAAACAACCGTTAAACTAACGACACTTACAAAAAAAGGAGGCTGCGGCTGCAAAATCGGACCAGCAGATTTAGCTGAAGTTTTGCGCACGCTCCCTACTGCTACACCGAATCCAAACCTATTGGTAGGATTGGATACAAGCGATGATGCCGGTGTTTACAAGTTAACAGACGATCTTGCAATCGTGCAAACACTGGATTTCTTCACACCGATCGTGGATGACCCGTACGACTTCGGTCAAATTGCTGCAACTAATGCGATCAGTGATGTCTACGCAATGGGAGGAACTCCAATAACTGCCCTTAATATAGTTGCATTCCCTATTGCAGTACTCGACAAAACAATTTTGACAGAAATTCTTCGCGGGGCTGGCGACAAATTGAAAGAAGCTGGCGTCGCTCTGGTCGGCGGGCATTCGATTGACGACCAGGAGCCGAAGTTCGGTCTCGCAGTGACAGGTACTGTTCATCCGGATAAAATCCGACCGAATGCAGGGGCGCTTCCTGGAGATATTCTAATTTTAACAAAGCCAATCGGAGTAGGAATTTACACGACTTCATTGAAACATGGCGAGCTATCAGAAGAAGAAATCAAACACGTGACCTCAATCATGACAACATTGAACAAAACAGCTGCTGAAACGATGGCTGATTTCGATGTTCATGCAGTTACAGATGTGACTGGATTCGGTCTGCTTGGGCATACTTCTGAGATGGCGAAAGGTAGCAATGCGGGCATCACAATTGAAGCGAGTGCGGTTCCAGTCCTCCCCCGTGCTAAAGAATTAGCTGAAGGCGGCCACGTCCCGGGCGGAACCAAGAACAATTTCGCACATCTTGAAAATGATGTTACATTTGCAAGTCACTTAAACCAGATCGATCAATACATTTTGTGCGATGCGGTTACTTCTGGAGGGTTGCTGATCGCAGTTGCTCCTAATGAGGCTGATGAGCTGTTATCTGCCTTGCAGAAGAATGGTGTAGATGCAAAACAAATTGGTAAAGTTACGTCTGAAAATCCCGGACACATTACAGTCCAATAA
- a CDS encoding N-acetylmuramoyl-L-alanine amidase, protein MPKLAKLVAAVLLVSFTLLDVRPAVADSSGQTAVVDSPTLNVRSGPGLTYSLKGKLKDGQKVKIIDKSDDWYQVSINGETGWIASWLTKSDEQGSNADKTIVSRVDSLNIRSSPSITSAAIGKLRSGDLAQLVEYQGEWASIIVDGMEGWVHTTYITEVDSDHVQNISETDKPAVTNANTFTVTVNKLNVRKKPDQTSKKIGTVSKNDTFPIQKIDGNWVKISLTGNQSGWVYSFHGELSSKAASTSSKTDQTVSIVTNGTNIRVEPATSSEVALRADAGDVFQVVEKKEKWYEIQLPAGGTAYVAEWVVNSSDTSSASTTAVPEKKKRVPGTLKGITIALDPGHGGNDRGTTGTRGTDEKNLTLQTAELLAGKLKDAGAIVVMTRNSDTYVSLRKRTSIAHQEGADAFVSLHYDANPDRSITGFTTYYTQSAQQPFAKAVNEGLSSTIDLTNRGTQPANYLVLRENRLPAVLIELGFLSNSSEERVLTSSYFREQASQGIYKGLLHYFDAQ, encoded by the coding sequence ATGCCGAAACTGGCAAAACTAGTGGCCGCTGTCCTGTTGGTGTCATTTACGCTGTTGGACGTACGACCTGCTGTTGCTGATTCTTCAGGACAAACGGCAGTTGTCGATTCTCCGACACTAAATGTCCGTTCTGGACCGGGTCTCACCTATTCTTTAAAGGGGAAATTGAAGGATGGACAGAAAGTAAAGATCATCGACAAGTCAGATGATTGGTATCAAGTATCGATAAATGGTGAAACAGGATGGATAGCTTCTTGGCTAACCAAATCTGATGAGCAAGGTTCTAATGCAGACAAAACAATTGTCTCACGTGTTGATTCACTAAATATCCGTTCGTCTCCTTCGATCACTTCTGCAGCTATCGGAAAGTTACGTTCCGGTGATCTTGCACAACTCGTCGAATACCAAGGAGAATGGGCTTCGATCATCGTAGATGGGATGGAAGGCTGGGTTCACACGACATACATAACTGAAGTTGATTCGGATCATGTGCAAAACATATCAGAGACGGACAAACCTGCTGTTACGAACGCAAATACATTTACTGTAACTGTGAATAAATTGAATGTCCGAAAAAAACCCGATCAAACTTCAAAGAAAATCGGAACGGTAAGTAAGAATGACACATTCCCGATTCAGAAAATTGATGGCAATTGGGTTAAGATTTCATTGACAGGCAACCAATCAGGTTGGGTGTATTCGTTTCATGGTGAACTTTCAAGCAAAGCAGCAAGTACTTCAAGCAAAACGGATCAAACCGTATCAATTGTCACAAATGGAACTAATATTCGAGTGGAACCTGCAACCTCTTCAGAAGTTGCTCTGCGTGCGGACGCGGGTGATGTGTTCCAAGTAGTTGAAAAGAAAGAAAAATGGTATGAAATTCAACTGCCTGCTGGCGGTACTGCATATGTTGCTGAATGGGTTGTCAATTCTTCCGATACATCCAGCGCTTCCACAACTGCTGTTCCTGAAAAAAAGAAACGTGTACCGGGAACTTTGAAAGGGATCACCATCGCACTGGATCCCGGACATGGCGGGAATGATCGCGGCACGACAGGTACACGCGGCACCGATGAAAAGAATTTAACCTTACAAACAGCAGAGCTTTTAGCTGGTAAGTTGAAAGATGCAGGAGCGATCGTTGTCATGACACGAAACTCGGATACGTATGTGTCATTGCGGAAACGGACGTCCATAGCTCACCAGGAAGGTGCAGATGCGTTTGTCAGTCTGCATTATGACGCAAATCCAGATCGCTCGATTACTGGATTTACCACATATTATACGCAGTCTGCCCAACAACCGTTTGCTAAAGCTGTGAATGAAGGACTTTCTTCAACCATCGACTTAACGAATCGCGGAACTCAGCCGGCGAATTACTTAGTTCTTCGTGAAAACAGATTACCTGCAGTTCTCATTGAATTAGGATTCTTATCGAATTCATCTGAAGAACGTGTGCTGACAAGTTCTTACTTCCGGGAACAAGCATCTCAAGGTATTTATAAAGGATTACTTCATTACTTTGACGCACAATAA
- a CDS encoding tRNA threonylcarbamoyladenosine dehydratase, whose protein sequence is MLNQFSRNELSIGKEGVKRMSDTTVAILGVGGVGSFAAEACARSGVGKIILIDKDDVDITNINRQLVAYLSTVGRSKAEVMVERIQDINENCEIVPLHMFYTEETAERFFDQKPDYVIDASDTISYKIHLIEQCHKRGIKIISSMGAANKIDPTRFRIADISKTHTDPIAKVIRTRLRKLGIYKGVPVVFSDESPIIVRPDVAETVGKPEAAIRKAKMPPASNSYCPSVAGLVCASWVLNDITADIPLERVSDAKK, encoded by the coding sequence ATGCTGAATCAGTTTTCAAGAAACGAATTATCCATAGGCAAAGAAGGCGTCAAGCGGATGAGCGACACAACCGTCGCAATCTTAGGGGTAGGAGGGGTAGGATCTTTTGCAGCCGAAGCTTGCGCAAGAAGCGGTGTCGGCAAAATCATTTTAATAGATAAAGATGATGTGGACATTACCAATATCAACCGGCAGCTAGTCGCCTATTTATCTACCGTTGGACGCTCGAAAGCGGAAGTGATGGTTGAGCGCATTCAGGACATTAACGAGAATTGCGAAATTGTCCCGCTCCATATGTTTTATACGGAAGAGACAGCAGAGCGCTTTTTCGATCAAAAGCCGGATTATGTAATTGATGCATCGGATACGATCAGTTACAAAATTCACTTGATTGAACAATGTCACAAACGGGGCATTAAAATCATCTCAAGCATGGGCGCAGCCAACAAAATTGATCCGACTCGGTTCCGAATTGCAGATATCTCTAAAACGCATACAGATCCCATTGCTAAAGTAATTCGGACGCGTTTGCGAAAACTGGGTATCTATAAAGGGGTGCCCGTTGTATTTTCGGATGAAAGCCCGATCATCGTGCGCCCTGATGTGGCAGAGACGGTAGGGAAGCCGGAAGCCGCAATCCGTAAAGCGAAAATGCCGCCTGCCTCGAATTCCTATTGTCCATCTGTAGCTGGCCTCGTTTGCGCAAGCTGGGTACTGAATGATATCACAGCAGATATCCCGCTGGAGCGGGTGAGCGACGCGAAGAAGTAA
- the mnmH gene encoding tRNA 2-selenouridine(34) synthase MnmH yields MFRDITLRDLMGLHAKEPHTMIDVRSPKEFAEASIPGALNIPVFNDEERAEVGTIYKQVGQAEAKKRGLAIFAEKLPDFIAEFEKIDTSMTVFCWRGGMRSKTAATVLDLMGIHAHRLTGGIRTYRQWVVEELNAIEYKPELIVLNGYTGSGKTVILHKLAEVNEPIIDLENLAGHRGSIFGQIGLEGSNQKNFESLLLHDLKRTNDEKVVFIEGESKRIGKVTMPGFLFDKKEHSRQLIIKLPIQERVRITLEDYKPAERPEEFIKAFEQIRRRIHVPIAKEIEVALDNGDFETATLLLLEHYYDPRYQHSTGKVDDELKVAIEADTVDEAFEKVLAWKKEYMKLI; encoded by the coding sequence ATGTTTCGAGATATAACGCTGCGAGATTTAATGGGGCTCCACGCCAAAGAGCCCCATACAATGATCGATGTCCGATCTCCTAAAGAATTTGCAGAGGCAAGCATTCCAGGCGCCTTGAATATTCCTGTTTTTAATGATGAAGAGCGTGCAGAAGTCGGAACGATCTATAAGCAAGTGGGTCAAGCCGAAGCAAAAAAACGAGGACTCGCTATTTTTGCTGAAAAACTCCCTGATTTCATTGCTGAGTTTGAAAAGATTGATACGTCTATGACCGTTTTTTGCTGGCGCGGCGGGATGCGCAGTAAGACTGCAGCAACGGTTCTCGATCTCATGGGAATCCACGCGCATAGACTTACAGGAGGCATTCGCACATATCGCCAATGGGTGGTCGAAGAGCTGAATGCAATCGAATATAAACCTGAGCTGATTGTGTTAAACGGCTATACGGGGTCCGGCAAAACGGTGATTTTGCATAAGTTAGCTGAAGTGAACGAACCGATTATAGACTTAGAAAATTTAGCCGGCCATCGCGGGTCGATTTTCGGTCAGATCGGGTTAGAAGGCAGTAATCAGAAAAACTTCGAATCGTTGCTTTTACATGATTTAAAACGGACCAATGATGAGAAAGTTGTATTTATCGAAGGCGAGAGTAAACGGATCGGCAAAGTAACGATGCCTGGTTTCTTGTTTGATAAAAAAGAACACAGTCGGCAGCTGATCATCAAACTCCCCATTCAAGAGCGTGTGAGAATTACGCTGGAAGACTATAAACCAGCAGAGCGGCCAGAAGAGTTTATAAAGGCATTTGAGCAAATCCGGCGTCGGATCCACGTACCGATTGCAAAAGAAATTGAAGTTGCGCTGGATAACGGTGATTTCGAGACAGCTACCCTGTTACTCCTTGAGCATTACTACGATCCTCGCTATCAGCATTCTACTGGAAAAGTGGATGATGAGTTAAAAGTGGCGATTGAAGCGGATACTGTGGACGAGGCGTTCGAAAAAGTACTGGCGTGGAAAAAAGAATATATGAAGTTGATATAA
- the hisS gene encoding histidine--tRNA ligase: MKFKVPRGTQDILPSESWKWQKVEQLIREACEVYRYSEIRTPMFEQTELFQRAVGDTTDIVSKEMYTFKDRGDRSMTLRPEGTAPVVRSFVEHKMFGWVDQPVKLYYIEPMFRYERQQAGRYRQFVQFGTEAIGSADPAIDAEVIALALEIYKRAGLKDIKLVLNSLGDKDSRTAHRDALVAHFTPHIDEFCGDCQTRLEKNPLRILDCKVDRDHPLMKTAPSLTDYLNDESRAYFEALKELLSKAGISYELDPNLVRGLDYYNHTAFEIMSTAEGFGAITTLCGGGRYNGLSEEIGGPSAPGIGFGMSIERLLLALEAEQVPLTNDDALDVYVVTLGEAAKQEGFQVLQQLRAAGIRADMDYLDRKMKAQMKSADRLQSKWVTVIGEEEVEQQIVQLKNMAEGTQQSVSVTELIELIKG, translated from the coding sequence ATGAAGTTTAAAGTGCCAAGAGGAACACAAGACATTCTGCCTTCCGAATCCTGGAAGTGGCAAAAAGTAGAGCAGCTTATCCGCGAAGCATGTGAAGTGTATCGCTATTCAGAGATTCGCACTCCGATGTTTGAGCAAACTGAACTTTTCCAAAGAGCGGTTGGCGATACAACAGATATCGTGTCGAAAGAGATGTATACATTTAAAGACCGCGGAGATCGTTCCATGACTTTGCGTCCTGAAGGAACAGCACCAGTCGTTCGCTCGTTTGTTGAACATAAGATGTTTGGCTGGGTCGACCAGCCTGTCAAATTGTACTACATTGAGCCGATGTTCCGTTACGAACGACAACAAGCAGGACGGTATCGCCAATTTGTTCAATTTGGAACAGAAGCAATCGGCAGTGCTGATCCAGCAATCGATGCTGAAGTAATTGCCCTGGCACTCGAAATATATAAACGTGCGGGTCTGAAAGACATCAAACTGGTATTGAATTCTCTAGGGGATAAAGATTCGCGCACAGCACATAGAGATGCTTTAGTTGCACACTTTACTCCTCATATTGATGAGTTTTGCGGGGATTGCCAAACTCGCTTAGAAAAAAATCCTTTGCGAATTTTGGATTGTAAAGTAGACCGCGACCACCCGCTCATGAAAACAGCCCCATCGCTTACCGACTACTTGAATGATGAATCCCGTGCGTATTTTGAAGCGCTGAAGGAATTGTTATCGAAAGCGGGCATCTCTTATGAATTAGATCCAAATCTAGTACGCGGCCTTGATTATTACAATCACACTGCTTTTGAGATCATGAGCACCGCTGAAGGTTTCGGCGCAATTACAACGCTATGCGGCGGCGGCCGGTATAATGGACTTTCTGAAGAGATTGGCGGCCCGTCAGCTCCTGGTATCGGCTTTGGAATGAGTATCGAGCGTTTACTGCTGGCACTTGAAGCGGAACAAGTCCCGCTGACAAATGATGACGCGCTGGACGTGTACGTCGTGACACTGGGTGAAGCGGCGAAGCAAGAAGGCTTCCAAGTTCTTCAGCAATTACGCGCAGCAGGCATCCGTGCAGATATGGACTATCTCGACCGGAAGATGAAAGCTCAGATGAAATCAGCAGACCGATTGCAATCCAAATGGGTTACCGTTATTGGAGAAGAAGAAGTCGAACAACAAATCGTCCAGCTTAAAAACATGGCGGAAGGTACACAACAATCCGTCAGCGTTACAGAACTAATTGAACTTATCAAAGGCTAA
- a CDS encoding NAD-dependent succinate-semialdehyde dehydrogenase, translating into MESYEMIIGKPDFGDKLEKISIVNPFTQKEIADVPNGGEKEAVLAVDEASKAFPDWAALSAYERSELIMKWHDLIERDKYDLAKTMTLEQGKPTKEAVGEIDYANGFNEWYAEEAKRLYGETIPATQQNKRMFVTKQPVGVVAAITPWNFPAAMITRKVAPALAVGCTVVIKPSRQTPLTAIKLGRLALEAGIPPGVVNVVTGDSKTISDAWLEDGRVKKITFTGSTEVGRGLMKKASDTVKKVSLELGGLAPAIVMEDSNLEKAADGVIATKFRNAGQTCVCANRVYVQESIVEEFTKIFTAKVQALKTGDGLAEGTKIGPLIDEKAIEKVEKHVKDALDKGAKVATGGKKLDGLIYEPTVLTGVTEDMLCMNEETFGPVAPISVFKTEEEAIQRANDTIFGLAAYLFTENLSRGIRMSEQLEYGIVGLNDGSPSSPQAPFGGFKQSGLGREGGRQGIEEFVEVKYISVGL; encoded by the coding sequence ATGGAAAGCTACGAAATGATTATTGGAAAACCGGACTTCGGTGACAAACTGGAGAAAATCTCTATTGTTAATCCATTCACTCAAAAAGAGATTGCAGATGTGCCAAACGGCGGGGAAAAAGAAGCGGTTCTTGCTGTAGATGAAGCAAGTAAAGCATTTCCGGACTGGGCCGCACTCTCTGCGTATGAACGCAGCGAACTGATCATGAAATGGCATGATCTGATTGAACGCGACAAATACGATTTAGCCAAAACTATGACGCTGGAACAAGGGAAGCCAACAAAAGAAGCAGTTGGTGAAATCGATTATGCAAATGGCTTCAACGAGTGGTATGCAGAAGAAGCGAAGCGTCTTTATGGGGAAACGATTCCTGCCACACAACAAAATAAGCGCATGTTTGTCACTAAACAACCAGTCGGTGTCGTCGCTGCCATTACACCATGGAATTTCCCAGCTGCAATGATTACACGGAAAGTGGCACCTGCGCTTGCGGTGGGATGTACAGTCGTCATAAAACCATCCCGTCAAACCCCTCTGACTGCCATTAAGCTCGGAAGACTCGCATTGGAAGCGGGAATCCCTCCAGGTGTCGTGAATGTTGTCACGGGGGATTCAAAAACAATTAGCGATGCTTGGCTCGAAGATGGTCGTGTTAAAAAAATCACGTTTACAGGTTCCACGGAAGTTGGACGAGGTTTGATGAAGAAAGCATCGGATACAGTGAAAAAAGTGTCACTGGAACTTGGGGGGCTCGCACCTGCGATTGTGATGGAAGACAGTAACCTGGAAAAAGCTGCGGATGGTGTTATTGCTACGAAGTTTAGAAATGCCGGTCAAACATGCGTCTGTGCGAATCGCGTCTATGTCCAAGAGTCGATTGTCGAAGAGTTTACAAAAATATTCACTGCTAAGGTTCAGGCTCTGAAGACAGGGGATGGTCTTGCAGAGGGTACTAAAATTGGTCCATTGATTGATGAAAAGGCGATTGAAAAAGTAGAGAAACATGTAAAAGATGCACTCGACAAAGGTGCCAAAGTTGCGACAGGCGGTAAAAAGTTAGATGGACTGATCTATGAACCGACTGTGCTGACAGGTGTAACCGAAGATATGTTATGTATGAATGAAGAAACATTTGGACCCGTTGCTCCGATTTCTGTATTCAAGACAGAAGAGGAAGCAATTCAACGGGCGAATGATACCATTTTCGGACTAGCAGCCTATCTCTTCACCGAAAACCTCAGCAGAGGAATCCGAATGAGTGAACAGCTTGAATATGGAATTGTCGGTCTGAACGACGGATCACCCTCTTCACCGCAAGCACCATTTGGCGGATTTAAACAAAGCGGTTTAGGCAGAGAAGGGGGCCGCCAAGGGATAGAAGAATTTGTAGAAGTGAAATACATTTCAGTGGGATTGTGA